The DNA segment CCAGCCCTCAGCAGCCGCAGCCCCAGCCGCAGCCTGAGCGCGGACCCCACGACACCGGCGCGCAGGAGCAGCCGGTGCCGGCCGCGCCGCCGATGCCGTCCACCGCCCCGCCGGCCCAGCAGGGCACCCCGCCCCAGGCGCCGCCCGCCGCCCCGGAACAGCCGGCGCAGCAGTCGCCGGCGCAGCAGCCCGCGCCCGCCAAGGAGGCCGGCACGATGATGCTGCAGGCCCAGCAGGCACCGCAGCCGCTCGCGGCACACGGCCCCGGCAAGGACCCGGGCACCATGACGCTGCAGGCCCAGCAGGCTCCGGGGCAGCCCGCACCCGCGCCCGCCAAGGAGCCGGGCACGATGATGCTCCAGCCCCAGCAGGCACCCCAGCCGCTCGCGGCACACGGCCCCGGCAAGGACGCCGGCACGATGATGCTCCAGGCGCAGCAGCCCCCGGCCCAGGCCCCGCAGCCGGCCCAGGCCCAGGCCCCCGCCCCGCAGCCGCCCGTCCCCCCGCACCCCCAGCAGCCCTACGCCGGCGGTCCGGGCGGCTATGTCTCGCCCATCCCCGTGCGCCCCACCCACCTCGGCCACGCCCTGGCCTCCGAGTGGACGAAGATCCGCTCGGTGCGCTCGACGATCTGGACGCTGGGCGTGATGCTGCTGCTGATCGTCGGCATCGGGCTGCTGGCCTCGCTCGCGGCGGGCTCCGACCGCGAGATGGACCCGCTGCTCGGCGTCGGCTTCGTCGGCGTCCTGCTCGGCAGCCTGTGCGTGATCACCCTGGGGGTGCTGTCGATCTCGTCCGAGTACGGCACCGGCATGATCCGTACGACGCTGACCGCGAGCCCCAGCCGTGTGCGGCTGCTGACCGCGAAGGCGCTCGTCTTCTTCACCCTCGCGCTGGTGCTCACGACGG comes from the Streptomyces angustmyceticus genome and includes:
- a CDS encoding ABC transporter permease — its product is MTSPQQPQPQPQPERGPHDTGAQEQPVPAAPPMPSTAPPAQQGTPPQAPPAAPEQPAQQSPAQQPAPAKEAGTMMLQAQQAPQPLAAHGPGKDPGTMTLQAQQAPGQPAPAPAKEPGTMMLQPQQAPQPLAAHGPGKDAGTMMLQAQQPPAQAPQPAQAQAPAPQPPVPPHPQQPYAGGPGGYVSPIPVRPTHLGHALASEWTKIRSVRSTIWTLGVMLLLIVGIGLLASLAAGSDREMDPLLGVGFVGVLLGSLCVITLGVLSISSEYGTGMIRTTLTASPSRVRLLTAKALVFFTLALVLTTVATTVVALLDSAMLNGPAPTTDQWLRATLGAGLYVALLGLLALSVGALLRHSAGAISTMMGVVLLPMLLALFLQGESLKDIQRALIEYSVPSALAALYDIPFLPTGPSGWTPVGILAGVTAVALGGAYAAMLQRDV